In Ruminococcaceae bacterium BL-6, a genomic segment contains:
- a CDS encoding YlbF family regulator yields MDVISLARELGREIQKDERYLAFQAAKKNSDDDKELQSKIADFNLKRIAVSREGEKADRDEKRMEELNEELRASYNSVMQHPSMMAYNSARDEMDRMLQRISSIVNISAEGGDPETADYHPQASCGGSCAGCAGCR; encoded by the coding sequence ATGGACGTAATCAGCCTGGCACGGGAACTCGGCAGGGAAATTCAGAAGGACGAAAGATATCTCGCCTTTCAGGCCGCCAAGAAAAACAGCGACGACGACAAAGAACTTCAGTCGAAGATCGCCGACTTCAATCTGAAGCGGATCGCGGTCAGCCGCGAGGGCGAAAAGGCGGATCGCGATGAAAAGCGCATGGAGGAGCTGAACGAAGAGCTTCGGGCCTCCTACAACAGCGTGATGCAGCATCCCAGCATGATGGCGTATAATTCGGCAAGGGATGAAATGGACCGGATGCTTCAGCGCATCAGCTCCATCGTCAATATTTCCGCCGAGGGCGGGGACCCGGAAACCGCGGACTACCACCCGCAGGCTTCCTGCGGAGGAAGCTGCGCCGGCTGTGCCGGATGCCGCTGA